In Streptomyces pluripotens, the genomic window GGTGCCCGAGGCGGGCCAGCTCGCGGGAGAGGTGCCGTACGTAGACACCCTGCCCACCGCAGAACGGGTTCCCCTTATAGGTGAGGAGCGCGATGTCGAGCGGTCGCTCGCCGTCGGAAGCGGAGTCCTCCCGGGCACCCGCTTCCCGGGCCTCAGCGGTCACTCTGTGCCCCCTTCTGCCTGCTCTGTCCCGCGAGACTACGACGGGACGGTAATCTAGAACAAGTTTCAGACTTGATCGTTCAGGAGGCTCTGAATCTACCGGCAGGTAGGGGCGCTGTGAGCAGTGGATCAGGTGATTCACGCCACGACACGCACCCCTGCTGCGCCACTTGATCACGTGTCCTACAGACACCCTCACCGATCGTCACGGACGGGACCCATGCCTGCGGAATCCAAGACGGAAGCCACGACGGCCCGGCCGCCCTCGTCACCGCTCACCGAGCGGCAGGAGGCCCGCCGCCGCAGGATCCTGCACGCGAGCGCCCAGCTGGCCAGCCGGGGCGGTTTCGACGCCGTGCAGATGCGCGAGGTCGCCGAGTCCTCTCAGGTGGCGCTCGGCACCCTGTATCGCTACTTCCCCTCCAAGGTGCACCTGCTGGTCGCCACCATGCAGGACCAGTTGGAGCAGATGCACGGCACGCTGCGCAAGAAACCTCCGGCGGGTGACACGGCCGCCGAGCGGGTCGCCGAGACCCTGATGCGAGCCTTCCGGGCACTGCAGCGCGAGCCGCACCTGGCCGACGCGATGGTCCGCGCCCTGACCTTCGCCGACCGCAGCGTGAGTCCGGAGGTGGACCAGGTCTCACGCCAGACGACGGCCATCATCCTGGATGCGATGGGCCTGGACGCCTCGGGCCCGCAGCGCCCGACCCCCGAGCAACTCTCTGCGGTACGGGTGATCGAGCACACCTGGCATTCGGCGCTCATCACCTGGCTCTCGGGACGCGCCTCGATCGCCCAGGTGAAGATAGACATCGAGACGGTGTGCCGGCTGATCGACCTGACGGAGACGGAGGCGGGTGCGCCCGAGTGACCACCGCCGGCGCACGAAGAGACCTACGAGACGGGTTCCCTGCGCCGGCATGATCCGGATCAGGTATTGGGGGTCGCCGTCTGGCCTGCGCCTTCCGGCCTCTCAGCCCTACCGTCGCTGTCGGCCCGGGCGGATGCTTGCGCGTCTCGCCTGAGTCGGCTACTCCGGTCGAACTCCCTCACTCGCCTCGTAGGCTGTTTTCAGGATAAGACATACAGCCACGACAGAACCCACCATTTCAGACCATTTACCAACTTTCATGGTATTGACGGGAAGACTTCTGGCTTCGGTGGGTCCAGCGCCATGAGGAGAGGAGTCCGCCCGGTCCGGGACCGGCAGGCGCGACGACCCGGTGGCCCCCCAGCCCGCCGCCGGTGGACGGGGCACGATCGCCGCCGTCGTGGACGGACGCGGTCGCCGCCGGGCTCACGCCGCGTCGTTCCCGTGGCGGGTGAGGTTGGTGCCGCTCCCCGGATCGAAGACGTGCAGGGTGGAGATGTCGACGTAGAGCTCCGCCCGCCTGCCCTCGCGGACGCGGGTCGCAGTACTCAGACGGGTGACGATCTGATGGCCGTCGCCGCCCGCCTCGGTGACACCGGAGTCCGCGGCCAGCTCCGTCAGTTCCTTCGAAACCGCCGGTTCCCAGCCTTCCTCGGTGAAGTGCGCGTAGACATCCGACCCCAGCGACTCGACCACGTCCACGATGGCCGTGAAGCGGACGCCCTCCCGGTGGGGGTCCACCAGAGAGGCGTCCTCGAACGCCTCGGGACGCAGGCCCACGATGAGGTCGCGGGGTGCCTTCTGCTCCTGGAGGCGTCGGATCACCTCCGCCGTCAGCGGCACTTCACCGAGGGCCGTGCGCAGCACATTCTCCTCCAGCGTGGCGTGCAGGAAGTTCATGGCGGGCGAGCCGATGAAGCCCGCGACGAAGAGGTTGCGCGGCTCGTCGTACAGGTGCTGCGGTGTGCCCACCTGCTGGACGACACCGCCGCGCATGACGACCACGCGGTCGCCGAGCGTCATGGCCTCCGTCTGGTCGTGGGTCACGTACACGGTGGTGGTGCCCAGCCGCTGCTGGAGGCGCGAGATCTGGGTACGCATCTGCACCCGCAGCTTGGCGTCGAGGTTGGACAACGGCTCGTCCATCAAGAACGCCTTGGGACTGCGGACGATCGCGCGCCCCATGGCCACGCGCTGGCGCTGCCCGCCGGACAGGTTGGCCGGCCTGCGGTCGAGGTGCTCGGTCAGGTCGAGGATGCGCGCGGCCTCCTCGACCTTCCGGGCGATGGTCGCCTTGTCCACCTTGGCCAAGCGCAGGGCGAAGCCCATGTTCTCGCGCACGCTCATGTGCGGGTACAAGGCGTAGCTCTGGAAGACCATCGCGATGTCCCGGTCCTTGGGTGCCTTGTCGTTGACGACCTCGCCGCCGATGCGGAGGGTGCCGTCGGTGATGTCCTCCAGGCCCGCGATCATGTTGAGGGTGGTGGACTTCCCACACCCGGAGGGGCCCACCAAGATGACGAACTCGCCGTCCGCCACGGTCAGGTTGACGTTCTGTACGGCCAGGGCGCCGTCGGGGTACCGCTTCGTGACGCCCTCAAGAACGATCTCGGCCACAGTGGGTGCTCCTTGGAACGGGGTGCCGGAGGCGGTGGTGAGTCGCCGGTCAGCCCTTGACGGCTCCGGAGGTCAGTCCGGCGACGATGCGGCGCTGGAACAGCAGGACGAAGACGATGATCGGCACGGTGATCACCACCGCGGCCGCAGCGATCGACCCGGTCGGCTGCTGGAACTGGCTGCTGCCGGTGAAGAACGCGATCGCCGCCGGCACCGTGCGCGCCGCCTCGGTCGACGTCAGGGAGATGGCGAAGAGGAAGTCGTTCCAGCAGAAGATGAAGACCAGGATCGCGGTGGTGAACACGCCGGGTGCCGCCAACGGCGCGATCACCAGCCGGAACGCCTGCGCGGGCGTCGCCCCGTCCACCTTGGCGGCCTTCTCCAGGTCCCAGGGGATCTCCCGGAAGAACGCCGACAGCGTGTAGATCGCGAGCGGTAGGGAGAACGTCATGTACGGCAGGATCAGACCGGGCCAGGTGTCGAAGAGGCCGAGCGCCCGCTCGATGTCGAACAGCGGCGAGACCAGTGAGATCGGCGGGAACATCGCGATGAGCAGTGACACCCCGATCAGCAGCCGCTTGCCGGGGAAACGCAGCCGGGCCACGGCGTAGGCGGCCATCGTGCCGAGGACGACCGCGATCAGCGTCGCGATCAGCGCGATGCCGATCGAGTTGACCAGTGCCCGGGTGAACTCGGAGGTCTGGAAGATGCCCCGGTAGTTCTCCCAGGTCCACTTGGTCGGGATGAAGTTGCCGTCGGTCAGCGTCGAGGGGTCCTTGAACGACAGCGCCGCGATCCACCACACCGGGAACAGCGCGTACGCCACGACCAGGATGTTGACCACGGTCCACCCGGTGAGATGCCGCTTCCCCGCGCCCGCCATCAGCGTCCCGCCTCCTGTGAACCGGGGGCGGCCGCCCCGAAGAGTTTGACGAAGGTGAAGGCGATCAGCGCGACACAGACGAAGATGAGCACGGAGATCGCGGATCCGATGCCGAGGTTGAGCGCGGTGAACAGGTTGTCGTAGCCGAGGATCGACACCGAACCGGTGCCGTGCGCACCCGCCGTCAGGATGAAGATGCTGTCGAAGACCCGGAACGCGTCCAGCGTGCGGAAGAGCAGTGCCACCAGGATCGCGGGCTTCATCAGTGGCAGGGTGACCCGTACGAACCGCTGCCAGGGGCCGGCTCCGTCGACCATCGCGGCCCGCAGCGTCTCCTCGGGGACCAGGGCAAGCCCGGCAAGCAGCAGCAGGGCCATGAACGGGGTGGTCTTCCACACCTCGGCCAGGATGATCAGACCGAGAGCGGACCACTGCTCGGTCAGTGGCGCGTCCCCGGCCGGGAGGAGCGCGGCGAGGTAGCCGGTGCCCGGTGTCCAGGCGTACTGCCAGGAGAACGCGGCGACGACCGTGACGATGCCGTAGGGAACGAGGATTGCGGTGCGCACCGTGCCGCGGCCGAAGACCGTGCGGTGCATGACCAGGGCAAGCGCCATGCCCAGCACCAACTCGACGGCGACCGACACCACGGTGAGGAACAGGGTCACCCAGAACGCCTGCCACCAGAACGGGGAGGAGAGCACCGAACCGTAGTTGCTCAGCCCCACGAACTCGGCTCTGGCGGGGAAGCGGAGGTCGTAACGCTGGAGCGACAGGTAGACCGCGTACCCGACCGGATAGGCCGTCACCGCGAGCATCACGAGCACGGCGGGCGCGCACAGCAGCCAGCCCAGGCGGCGCTCCTGGCGCGCCCCCTGGGACAGCCGGGCCGCCAGGTCCGCACCGGCCGGCCCGTTCCCGCCCCTGTCCGCCGTCGCAGTGTGCCTCACGGGATCAGCCCCTTCGACTCCAGGGCGTCCTGGATCTGGCTCTCCATGGTCCGCACGGAGCCAACGGGTTCGATGGCCGCGGGCGGAGACAACGTGTGGGAGATGACGATGGACACGTTCTGGTACGCGGGCGTCTGCGGCCGGACGCTCGCGTTCTCCAACGCCTGGTAGATGGCGTCGGCGAACGGGTAGTTCTTGACGAAGTCCTTGTCGAAGTAGAGTTCCCGCAGGGTGGGCGGCAGACCGCCCTTGACCGCCGCGGTGATCTGGTTCTCCTTGTCGCGCAGGCACAGGGCCGCTTCGAACGCCAGGTCCGGTTGCCTGGAATAGGCGCCCACGGCCAGGTCGATGCCGCCGATGGTGGGCTTGGCCGGCCGGTCGGCATCCACACGTGGGTACTGCGCCCAGTGGAAGTGCTCGAAGAGCCGCCGGTTGTCGGCTTTCATCGCCGGGTACACGAACGGGTAGTTCAGCTCGAAGGCGGCTCGCCCGGCCTCCATCGCCAGCCGGTTCTGGTCCTCCATCTGGTTGGGCAGGGACGGGTCCGCGGCCGGAGAGGTAGCCAGGTCACGCATGATCGTGGCGGCCCGGACGGCGGGCGGTCCGAGTGAGGGTGCGGTGGCGTCGGCGTTGAGGATGGAGCCGCCGGCACTGGCCACGAGACTGTTGAACCAGACCGTGAGCCCTTCGTACTGGGCGCCCTGGATCTCGACGTAGTGCGGCTTGTGCGCGGCGGCCAGACCCCGCGCCGTCGAGAGCATCTCGGACCAGGTCCGAGGCGGCCGGTCGACCAGATCGGTGCGGTACCACAGCAACTGGGTATTGGTGTTGTACGGGACGGCGAACAGCCGGTTCTTCCAGGTCGCCGTCTGCAGCGGCACCTTCAACGTGCCGGTCACGGCCCGGTCCCGCACCGTACCGGTCCACGGGAGGATCCAGCCCGCCTCGGCGAATTCGGGCGCCCAGGTGACGTCCAACCCCATGATGTCGATCGAGTCGTCCTCGGCGGCCAGCCTGCGCACCAGCTGTTGACGCTGTCCGTCAGCGGTCCGGGGCAGTTTGTTGTAGGCGATCCGGTAGCGCCCACCGGATGCCCGGGTGCAGTTCTGCGCCGCGGCGGCCAGGGCTCCCGAGTCGTCCGGGAAGTTGTACCAGTTCAAGGTCGGCGAACCACCGGTGCCCGCCGCGCCGCAGGCCGTCAGGGACGGCGCCAGCAGCGGCAGGACGAACAGGGAACGCGCCCTCAGCACGACCGTTCTCCATGTGCCCGCACCACGGCCCTCACCTGACATCGCAGCGACCGTAGGACACGTCGGGGGTCTGGGCCCGC contains:
- a CDS encoding carbohydrate ABC transporter permease, whose translation is MAARLSQGARQERRLGWLLCAPAVLVMLAVTAYPVGYAVYLSLQRYDLRFPARAEFVGLSNYGSVLSSPFWWQAFWVTLFLTVVSVAVELVLGMALALVMHRTVFGRGTVRTAILVPYGIVTVVAAFSWQYAWTPGTGYLAALLPAGDAPLTEQWSALGLIILAEVWKTTPFMALLLLAGLALVPEETLRAAMVDGAGPWQRFVRVTLPLMKPAILVALLFRTLDAFRVFDSIFILTAGAHGTGSVSILGYDNLFTALNLGIGSAISVLIFVCVALIAFTFVKLFGAAAPGSQEAGR
- a CDS encoding ABC transporter ATP-binding protein, with translation MAEIVLEGVTKRYPDGALAVQNVNLTVADGEFVILVGPSGCGKSTTLNMIAGLEDITDGTLRIGGEVVNDKAPKDRDIAMVFQSYALYPHMSVRENMGFALRLAKVDKATIARKVEEAARILDLTEHLDRRPANLSGGQRQRVAMGRAIVRSPKAFLMDEPLSNLDAKLRVQMRTQISRLQQRLGTTTVYVTHDQTEAMTLGDRVVVMRGGVVQQVGTPQHLYDEPRNLFVAGFIGSPAMNFLHATLEENVLRTALGEVPLTAEVIRRLQEQKAPRDLIVGLRPEAFEDASLVDPHREGVRFTAIVDVVESLGSDVYAHFTEEGWEPAVSKELTELAADSGVTEAGGDGHQIVTRLSTATRVREGRRAELYVDISTLHVFDPGSGTNLTRHGNDAA
- a CDS encoding ABC transporter substrate-binding protein; this translates as MLRARSLFVLPLLAPSLTACGAAGTGGSPTLNWYNFPDDSGALAAAAQNCTRASGGRYRIAYNKLPRTADGQRQQLVRRLAAEDDSIDIMGLDVTWAPEFAEAGWILPWTGTVRDRAVTGTLKVPLQTATWKNRLFAVPYNTNTQLLWYRTDLVDRPPRTWSEMLSTARGLAAAHKPHYVEIQGAQYEGLTVWFNSLVASAGGSILNADATAPSLGPPAVRAATIMRDLATSPAADPSLPNQMEDQNRLAMEAGRAAFELNYPFVYPAMKADNRRLFEHFHWAQYPRVDADRPAKPTIGGIDLAVGAYSRQPDLAFEAALCLRDKENQITAAVKGGLPPTLRELYFDKDFVKNYPFADAIYQALENASVRPQTPAYQNVSIVISHTLSPPAAIEPVGSVRTMESQIQDALESKGLIP
- a CDS encoding TetR family transcriptional regulator → MPAESKTEATTARPPSSPLTERQEARRRRILHASAQLASRGGFDAVQMREVAESSQVALGTLYRYFPSKVHLLVATMQDQLEQMHGTLRKKPPAGDTAAERVAETLMRAFRALQREPHLADAMVRALTFADRSVSPEVDQVSRQTTAIILDAMGLDASGPQRPTPEQLSAVRVIEHTWHSALITWLSGRASIAQVKIDIETVCRLIDLTETEAGAPE
- a CDS encoding carbohydrate ABC transporter permease → MAGAGKRHLTGWTVVNILVVAYALFPVWWIAALSFKDPSTLTDGNFIPTKWTWENYRGIFQTSEFTRALVNSIGIALIATLIAVVLGTMAAYAVARLRFPGKRLLIGVSLLIAMFPPISLVSPLFDIERALGLFDTWPGLILPYMTFSLPLAIYTLSAFFREIPWDLEKAAKVDGATPAQAFRLVIAPLAAPGVFTTAILVFIFCWNDFLFAISLTSTEAARTVPAAIAFFTGSSQFQQPTGSIAAAAVVITVPIIVFVLLFQRRIVAGLTSGAVKG